One Panicum virgatum strain AP13 chromosome 9K, P.virgatum_v5, whole genome shotgun sequence genomic region harbors:
- the LOC120649730 gene encoding COBRA-like protein 3, whose amino-acid sequence MAAGGRSVACCTAVLLAAALLLSAPTATEAYDSLDPNGNITIKWDIMQWTPDGYVAVVTMFNYQQFRHIGAPGWQLGWTWAKKEVIWSMVGAQTTEQGDCSKFKGNTPHCCKKDPTIVDLLPGTPYNMQIANCCKAGVINTFNQDPANAASSFQISVGLAGTTNKTVKVPKNFTLKTPGPGYTCGRAIVGRPTKFFTSDGRRATQALMTWNVTCTYSQFLAQKTPSCCVSLSSFYNDTIVNCPTCSCGCQNPSGSNCVNEDSPNLQSAIDGPGKWTGQPLVQCTSHMCPIRIHWHVKLNYKEYWRVKITITNFNFRMNYTQWNLVVQHPNFDNITQLFSFNYKPLTPYGGGINDTAMFWGVKFYNDLLMQAGKLGNVQSELLLRKDSQAFTFEKGWAFPRRVYFNGDNCVMPSPENYPWLPNASPLTKQPLTLPLLVFWVVLATLLAYA is encoded by the exons atggcggcgggcggcagatCCGTCGCGTGCTGCACCGCCGTGCTGCTCGCGGCCGCGCTGCTCCTCTCCGCGCCGACTGCCACAG AGGCTTATGATTCCTTGGATCCGAACGGCAACATCACTATAAAATGGGATATTATGCAGTGGACTCCTGATGGATATGTC GCTGTTGTCACAATGTTCAACTATCAACAATTCCGGCACATTGGGGCACCTGGGTGGCAGCTTGGGTGGACATGGGCAAAGAAAGAGGTCATATGGTCAATGGTTGGGGCACAGACTACCGAACAGGGTGACTGCTCGAAATTCAAGGGCAACACTCCCCACTGCTGCAAGAAAGATCCCACGATCGTCGATTTACTTCCGGGCACTCCATACAACATGCAAATTGCCAATTGCTGCAAAGCAGGAGTTATAAATACATTTAATCAGGACCCAGCAAATGCTGCTTCCTCCTTCCAGATTAGTGTAGGTCTTGCTGGGACTACCAATAAGACCGTTAAGGTGCCGAAGAACTTCACTCTTAAGACTCCAGGTCCTGGGTACACCTGTGGGCGTGCCATTGTTGGCAGGCCGACAAAGTTTTTCACCTCGGATGGACGCAGGGCAACCCAAGCTCTAA TGACGTGGAATGTGACTTGCACATATTCCCAATTTCTAGCCCAGAAGACTCCGTCCTGCTGTGTATCTCTCTCATCATTTTACAATGACACAATTGTGAACTGCCCAACATGCTCTTGTGGCTGCCAAAATCCAAGTGGCTCCAACTGTGTGAA TGAGGATTCACCGAATCTACAATCTGCAATTGATGGCCCTGGGAAATGGACTGGTCAGCCTCTTGTACAATGCACCTCCCACATGTGCCCGATAAGAATCCACTGGCATGTGAAGCTCAATTACAAGGAATACTGGAGAGTGAAAATCACTATCACAAACTTCAACTTCCGCATGAATTACACGCAGTGGAACTTAGTCGTTCAGCATCCAAACTTTGATAATATCACTCAGCTGTTCAGTTTCAACTACAAACCACTTACCCCATATGGTGGTGGCATAA ATGATACGGCAATGTTCTGGGGTGTAAAATTCTACAATGATTTGCTGATGCAAGCTGGTAAACTTGGGAATGTGCAATCAGAACTACTTCTTCGCAAGGACTCCCAGGCTTTCACCTTCGAAAAGGGATGGGCCTTCCCACGTCGAGTGTACTTCAATGGTGATAACTGTGTCATGCCATCTCCTGAAAATTATCCATGGCTGCCCAATGCAAGCCCTCTAACAAAACAACCATTGACACTCCCACTCTTAGTATTCTGGGTTGTGTTGGCTACTCTGTTGGCTTATGCATGA
- the LOC120649732 gene encoding cytochrome b5-like → MPTLTKLYSMKEAALHNTPEDCWVVVDGKIYDVTKYLEDHPGGADVLLEATGKDAKEEFDDAGHSKSAIELMQDYFIGELDPTTEIPEMDVFRKERDTGFASKLMESAVQYWAIPAAAVGISVVVAILYARRK, encoded by the exons ATGCCGACGCTGACGAAGCTGTACAGCATGAAGGAGGCCGCCCTCCACAACACCCCCGAGGACTGCTGGGTCGTCGTCGACGGCAAG ATTTATGATGTGACCAAGTATTTGGAAGACCATCCTGGGGGTGCTGATGTTCTGCTCGAAGCAACGG GTAAGGATGCTAAGGAAGAATTTGACGATGCGGGGCACAGCAAGAGTGCCATTGAGCTAATGCAAGACTACTTCATTGGGGAGTTGGACCCGACTACTGAGATTCCTGAGATGGATGTTTTCAGGAAGGAGCGGGACACGGGATTTGCCAGCAAGCTGATGGAAAGTGCGGTGCAGTACTGGGCAATCCCAGCAGCTGCAGTTGGGATATCGGTTGTTGTTGCCATATTGTATGCGCGAAGGAAGTGA